From Actinoplanes oblitus, a single genomic window includes:
- a CDS encoding tryptophan 7-halogenase, whose protein sequence is MEKSKEFDVVVVGGGPAGSTLAALVAKQGNSVLVLEKEFFPRYQIGESLLPSTIHGICRLTGAADELAKAGFPLKRGGTFRWGASEEPWAFDFATSPKMAGPTSTAYQVERSKFDKILLDNARRQGAEVQEGCSVADVIEDGDRVTGVRYTDDAGVPHEVSAKFVVDASGNKSRLFNKVGGKREYSEFFRSLALFGYFENGKRLPQPNRRNNILCVAFKSGWFWYIPLSDTLTSVGAVVRRELAEKVQGDPEKALYALIDECPMISDYLSPATRVTEGQYGEVRVRKDYSYHQTAFWRPGMMLVGDAACFVDPVFSSGVHLATYSALLAARSINSVLAGTVEEKAAMQEFETRYRKEYGVFYEFLISFYEMHRDEDSYFWQAKKVTRAERTELESFVELVGGVSSGETALTGAEELAERLHGNSAEFSSAIGAMAADKGEWAPMLQSTVVRSAMVEGSKVQMQAQLGEDAEEETPLFHGGLIPSPDGLSWVPAPVE, encoded by the coding sequence GTGGAAAAATCCAAGGAATTCGACGTCGTCGTCGTCGGGGGCGGTCCCGCGGGCTCGACTCTGGCCGCGCTGGTGGCCAAACAGGGAAATTCCGTCCTGGTTCTGGAGAAAGAGTTCTTCCCCCGATACCAGATCGGCGAGTCCCTGCTGCCGTCCACGATTCACGGCATCTGCCGGCTCACCGGCGCGGCCGACGAGCTGGCGAAAGCCGGCTTCCCGCTCAAGCGCGGCGGGACGTTCCGCTGGGGTGCCAGTGAGGAGCCGTGGGCGTTCGACTTCGCCACCTCGCCCAAGATGGCCGGCCCGACCTCCACCGCGTACCAGGTGGAGCGCTCCAAGTTCGACAAGATCCTGCTCGACAACGCCCGGCGGCAGGGTGCCGAGGTCCAGGAGGGCTGCTCGGTCGCCGACGTCATCGAGGACGGCGACCGGGTCACCGGCGTGCGGTACACCGACGACGCCGGCGTACCGCACGAGGTGTCGGCGAAGTTCGTGGTCGACGCGTCCGGCAACAAGAGCCGGCTGTTCAACAAGGTCGGCGGCAAGCGGGAGTACTCGGAGTTCTTCCGCAGTCTCGCCCTGTTCGGCTACTTCGAGAACGGCAAGCGACTGCCGCAGCCGAACCGCCGGAACAACATCCTCTGCGTGGCGTTCAAGAGCGGCTGGTTCTGGTACATCCCGCTGAGCGACACGCTGACCAGCGTCGGCGCCGTGGTGCGCCGGGAGCTGGCCGAGAAGGTGCAGGGCGACCCGGAGAAGGCGCTGTACGCGCTGATCGACGAGTGCCCGATGATCTCCGACTACCTCTCCCCCGCGACCCGGGTCACCGAGGGACAGTACGGCGAGGTCCGCGTACGCAAGGACTACTCGTACCACCAGACGGCGTTCTGGCGCCCCGGCATGATGCTGGTCGGTGACGCCGCCTGCTTCGTCGACCCGGTGTTCTCCTCCGGCGTGCACCTGGCCACCTACAGCGCTCTGCTCGCCGCCCGGTCGATCAACAGCGTGTTGGCCGGCACGGTCGAGGAGAAGGCCGCCATGCAGGAGTTCGAGACCCGCTACCGCAAGGAGTACGGCGTCTTCTACGAGTTCCTGATCTCCTTCTACGAGATGCACCGGGACGAGGACTCGTACTTCTGGCAGGCCAAGAAGGTCACCCGGGCCGAGCGCACCGAGCTGGAGTCGTTCGTCGAGCTGGTGGGCGGCGTCTCGTCCGGCGAGACCGCGCTGACCGGCGCCGAGGAGCTGGCCGAGCGGCTGCACGGCAACTCGGCGGAGTTCTCCTCGGCGATCGGCGCGATGGCGGCCGACAAGGGCGAGTGGGCACCGATGCTGCAGTCCACCGTCGTGCGCAGCGCCATGGTCGAGGGTTCGAAGGTGCAGATGCAGGCCCAGCTCGGCGAGGACGCGGAGGAGGAGACCCCGCTGTTCCACGGCGGCCTGATCCCCTCGCCCGACGGCCTGTCGTGGGTTCCCGCGCCGGTCGAATGA
- a CDS encoding metallophosphoesterase family protein, translated as MTSALFAVSDLHVSYAENRRVADRLAPESDGDWLIVAGDVGERFSDIEEVLRKLRSRFAAVIWAPGNHELWTHASDPVRLRGEARYQALVRMCRDNGVLTPEDEFPVWRGAGGPVTVAPLFQLYDYSFRAPGTTTKEESLRRAYDAGVVCTDELLLHPDPYPDRESWCAARLRESERRLAAIDPALPTVLVSHWPLIREPTRVMWHPEFAQWCGTERTADWHLRFRCAVAVYGHLHIPRTTYHDGVRFEEVSLGYPREWGRRGADPAPMRRILPEQS; from the coding sequence GTGACGTCAGCCCTGTTCGCCGTCAGCGACCTGCACGTCTCGTACGCCGAGAACCGGCGCGTGGCCGACCGCCTCGCGCCGGAGTCGGACGGCGACTGGCTGATCGTGGCCGGCGACGTGGGCGAGCGCTTCAGCGACATCGAAGAGGTACTGCGCAAACTGCGCAGCCGGTTCGCGGCGGTGATCTGGGCGCCGGGCAACCACGAGCTCTGGACGCACGCGTCCGATCCGGTGCGGTTGCGCGGTGAGGCCCGGTACCAGGCGCTGGTGCGGATGTGCCGGGACAACGGGGTGCTGACCCCGGAGGACGAGTTCCCGGTCTGGAGGGGCGCGGGCGGCCCCGTAACGGTCGCGCCCCTCTTCCAGCTCTACGACTACTCGTTCCGCGCACCGGGCACCACGACCAAGGAGGAGTCGCTGCGGCGGGCCTACGATGCCGGCGTGGTGTGCACCGACGAGTTGCTGCTGCACCCGGACCCGTACCCGGATCGCGAGTCCTGGTGCGCCGCCCGGCTGCGGGAGTCCGAGCGGCGGCTCGCCGCCATCGATCCCGCGCTGCCCACCGTGCTGGTCAGCCACTGGCCGCTGATCCGGGAACCGACCCGGGTGATGTGGCACCCCGAGTTCGCCCAGTGGTGCGGGACCGAGCGGACCGCCGACTGGCACCTCCGGTTCCGGTGCGCGGTGGCGGTCTACGGCCACCTGCACATCCCGCGGACCACGTACCACGACGGCGTGCGCTTCGAGGAGGTGTCACTCGGCTATCCCCGCGAGTGGGGCCGCCGGGGCGCCGACCCGGCGCCGATGCGCCGGATCCTCCCGGAGCAGTCATGA
- a CDS encoding response regulator transcription factor: MGTSRQRFDEALAATAGVEVVPSDRRVAEGRVPAAGAAEVVVYVVAAPDGHHTLDEVAAVARQTPTLLIGPSGWPYAQAALAAGASAYLTDDRPQVAVDLAVAAVRGYRRARPPAEPAATSGAAAADQLSPREREALFYIAHGYTHQQAAARMGVKKPTVDTFLARIRVKLGVGNKAELTRAAMTHLNLGPVPLPVSMPMDAAPDENAPASCGSRG; encoded by the coding sequence ATGGGCACCTCCCGTCAACGCTTCGACGAGGCGCTGGCGGCCACCGCCGGCGTCGAGGTGGTGCCATCGGACCGGCGAGTCGCCGAGGGCAGGGTGCCGGCGGCCGGCGCGGCGGAGGTGGTCGTCTACGTCGTCGCCGCTCCGGACGGTCACCACACCCTGGACGAGGTGGCCGCGGTCGCCCGCCAGACACCCACCCTGCTGATCGGCCCGTCCGGCTGGCCGTACGCGCAGGCCGCGCTCGCCGCCGGCGCGTCCGCGTACCTGACCGACGACCGGCCGCAGGTCGCCGTCGACCTGGCGGTGGCGGCGGTGCGTGGTTACCGGCGGGCCCGCCCGCCCGCGGAGCCGGCGGCCACCTCCGGCGCGGCGGCCGCCGACCAGCTGTCGCCCCGCGAGCGCGAGGCGCTGTTCTACATCGCGCACGGTTACACCCACCAGCAGGCCGCCGCCCGGATGGGCGTCAAGAAACCCACGGTGGACACCTTCCTGGCCCGGATCCGGGTCAAGCTCGGTGTCGGCAACAAGGCGGAGCTCACCCGCGCGGCGATGACCCATCTCAACCTCGGCCCGGTGCCGCTGCCGGTTTCGATGCCGATGGACGCCGCACCGGACGAGAACGCACCGGCAAGCTGCGGAAGCCGCGGATGA
- a CDS encoding MDR family MFS transporter, giving the protein MTADLSPPEQHRTSPGVPAGPRPAGPSPAGGAPAARDVGRVLSGLLLAMFVSNLASTIVANALPRIVADLGSTQAAYTWVITAELLAMTAAVPLWGKLADLYDKKILIQTALGLFIAGSLIAGLTQNVEFLIFSRVIQGIGAGGVNALAIVVLASMVSPREMGRYAGLFSAVFGAATIVAPLAGGLLVDTSWLGWRWCFFLGVPLSIIAGVMLQRTMHLPVTRRPVRIDWLGAALIVGGVCTLLIWSTLAGDKYAWASWQTAALVSGGVLLLVLAWFVESRAAEPIIPPSIFRNRTVAFATLATAVVGVVMFATGVFLSQYLQISLGKSPTVAGVLSLPLVFGMLAASTVAGGAIAKSGSWKPYLVAGAVLMTAGMLLFSLIDADTSLWVLGAIMVVAGAGVGLLIQNLVMVTQNDVPAQHLGVATATVSFFRSMGGAIGVSALGAVLANRVSDLLQERLGAAAAGGGGSTRVPDLSELPPPVLQAVQEAYGTATADLFLVAAPISLVAVVAVVLIKNKPLQMLNAQQRRAKESAGTPAE; this is encoded by the coding sequence ATGACCGCTGACCTCTCGCCGCCCGAGCAGCACCGCACCTCCCCCGGTGTGCCGGCCGGCCCGCGCCCCGCCGGCCCCAGCCCGGCCGGTGGGGCGCCGGCTGCCCGTGACGTCGGCCGGGTGCTCTCCGGCCTGCTCCTGGCCATGTTCGTGTCGAACCTCGCGTCGACGATCGTGGCGAACGCACTGCCGCGCATCGTCGCCGACCTGGGCAGCACGCAGGCCGCGTACACCTGGGTCATCACGGCGGAGTTGCTGGCCATGACCGCGGCCGTCCCGCTCTGGGGCAAGCTGGCCGACCTCTACGACAAGAAGATCCTGATCCAGACGGCGCTCGGCCTGTTCATCGCGGGTTCGCTGATCGCCGGCCTGACCCAGAACGTCGAGTTCCTGATCTTCAGCCGGGTGATCCAGGGGATCGGCGCCGGCGGCGTCAACGCCCTGGCGATCGTGGTGCTGGCCAGCATGGTGTCGCCCCGCGAGATGGGCCGCTACGCGGGCCTGTTCAGCGCCGTCTTCGGCGCCGCGACCATCGTCGCGCCGCTCGCCGGCGGCCTGCTGGTGGACACCTCCTGGCTGGGCTGGCGCTGGTGCTTCTTCCTCGGCGTGCCGCTCTCGATCATCGCCGGGGTGATGCTCCAGCGGACCATGCACCTGCCGGTGACCCGCCGCCCGGTCCGGATCGACTGGCTCGGCGCCGCGCTCATCGTCGGCGGCGTCTGCACCCTGCTGATCTGGTCGACGCTGGCCGGCGACAAGTACGCCTGGGCCTCCTGGCAGACCGCCGCCCTGGTCTCCGGCGGCGTGCTGCTGCTCGTCCTGGCGTGGTTCGTCGAGTCACGGGCGGCCGAGCCGATCATCCCGCCGAGCATCTTCCGCAACCGGACCGTCGCGTTCGCCACCCTGGCCACCGCGGTGGTCGGTGTGGTGATGTTCGCGACCGGTGTCTTCCTCTCCCAGTACCTGCAGATCAGCCTGGGCAAGTCGCCGACGGTCGCCGGTGTGCTGTCGCTGCCGCTGGTCTTCGGGATGCTGGCCGCGTCCACCGTCGCCGGTGGCGCGATCGCCAAGAGCGGCAGCTGGAAGCCGTACCTGGTGGCCGGGGCGGTGCTGATGACGGCCGGGATGCTGCTGTTCAGCCTGATCGACGCGGACACCTCGCTGTGGGTGCTGGGCGCGATCATGGTGGTGGCCGGCGCCGGCGTCGGCCTGCTGATCCAGAACCTGGTCATGGTGACGCAGAACGACGTGCCCGCACAGCATCTCGGCGTCGCCACCGCCACGGTCAGCTTCTTCCGGAGCATGGGCGGCGCCATCGGGGTCAGCGCCCTGGGCGCGGTGCTCGCCAACCGGGTGAGCGACCTGCTCCAGGAGCGCCTGGGCGCGGCCGCCGCCGGTGGTGGTGGCTCCACCCGGGTGCCCGACCTCAGCGAGCTGCCGCCCCCGGTGCTGCAGGCGGTGCAGGAGGCGTACGGCACGGCGACGGCGGACCTGTTCCTGGTGGCCGCGCCGATCTCCCTGGTGGCCGTGGTCGCCGTCGTGCTGATCAAGAACAAGCCGCTGCAGATGCTCAACGCTCAGCAGCGCCGGGCGAAGGAGTCGGCCGGCACCCCGGCCGAGTGA
- a CDS encoding cytochrome P450 yields MSVLEALRRDAGIRARRAGGWLVARSGDEVARLAYRPWQDDPYPVYARLRRGGELGRSRTGIRAATGYRICDEILRDRRFGVQFTDGDVGGTRGLGFPPEHQPRPSLLQLDPPAHTRLRAVAHACFTATKVAGYRPMVERITERLLAAAATRDDFDLMADFAAPLPISVICELLGVPDVDTGRFAHYGRVLTTALGGVRSRRHADDIVEATTALDGVLERLIAERTEAPGDDVISALVRAAGADRLSADEVLATAELLLVAGFETTTHLIGNGVHALLRRPDQWAALVADPELAPAVVTEALRFDPPVQFTQRIVQERLELRGEALDPDTMVLILLGSANRDPEVFEDPDRFDLGRSRAVDPLAFGSGIHYCLGALLARLEGEVAFAALPRVLPRLEAAGAPRRGDSPVIRGFRSLPVRSRPVRRPSASKPAAAPGRG; encoded by the coding sequence ATGAGTGTTCTGGAGGCGCTGCGGCGGGATGCGGGCATCCGCGCCCGCCGGGCCGGTGGCTGGCTGGTCGCCCGCTCCGGTGACGAGGTGGCCCGGCTGGCCTACCGGCCCTGGCAGGACGACCCCTACCCGGTCTACGCCCGGCTGCGTCGCGGCGGTGAGCTCGGGCGCAGCCGGACCGGCATCCGGGCGGCCACCGGCTACCGGATCTGCGACGAGATCCTGCGGGACCGGCGCTTCGGCGTGCAGTTCACCGACGGTGACGTCGGTGGCACCCGCGGCCTCGGCTTTCCGCCCGAGCACCAGCCGCGCCCGTCACTGCTGCAACTGGACCCGCCGGCACACACCCGGCTGCGCGCGGTGGCCCACGCGTGCTTCACCGCGACCAAGGTGGCCGGGTACCGGCCGATGGTGGAGCGGATCACCGAGCGGCTGCTCGCCGCCGCCGCGACCCGCGACGACTTCGACCTGATGGCCGACTTCGCCGCGCCGCTGCCCATCTCGGTGATCTGCGAGCTGCTCGGCGTCCCGGACGTGGACACCGGCCGGTTCGCCCATTACGGGCGGGTGCTCACCACCGCGCTGGGCGGGGTCCGGTCCCGGCGCCACGCCGACGACATCGTCGAGGCCACCACGGCACTCGACGGGGTGCTGGAACGGCTGATCGCGGAGCGGACCGAGGCGCCCGGCGACGACGTGATCAGTGCGCTCGTCCGGGCCGCCGGTGCCGACCGGCTCAGCGCCGACGAGGTGCTGGCCACCGCCGAGCTGCTGTTGGTCGCCGGCTTCGAGACCACGACCCACCTGATCGGGAACGGCGTGCACGCGCTGCTGCGCCGTCCCGACCAGTGGGCCGCGCTGGTGGCCGACCCGGAGCTGGCGCCGGCCGTGGTCACCGAGGCGCTGCGGTTCGACCCCCCGGTGCAGTTCACCCAGCGCATCGTGCAGGAGCGACTGGAACTGCGCGGCGAGGCGCTGGACCCGGACACCATGGTGCTGATCCTGCTGGGCTCGGCGAACCGGGATCCCGAGGTGTTCGAGGATCCGGATCGCTTCGACCTCGGACGCTCACGTGCCGTGGACCCGCTGGCCTTCGGCAGCGGCATCCATTACTGCCTGGGCGCGTTGCTGGCCAGGCTGGAGGGGGAGGTGGCCTTCGCGGCGCTGCCCCGCGTCCTGCCCCGGCTCGAAGCGGCCGGGGCCCCGCGCCGTGGTGACTCGCCGGTCATCCGCGGCTTCCGCAGCTTGCCGGTGCGTTCTCGTCCGGTGCGGCGTCCATCGGCATCGAAACCGGCAGCGGCACCGGGCCGAGGTTGA
- a CDS encoding acyl-CoA-like ligand-binding transcription factor has protein sequence METSVGAGLGRRDRKKQQTRSALIVAALRLSLERGLSDTTVEDISAAVDVSSRTFFNYFASRDDALVGDYFANSEDIRARLEAADPGLPLLSALRLAVTPSIERMHEERELWFLRMQVICKNPSLMPRLLARNAAAEEAITAAVAARTGSAADSGFPALVTAVAGAAYRTAVTRWALCAGARQLDELVDEAFAAVATGLTQPAHL, from the coding sequence ATGGAGACTTCGGTCGGCGCCGGGCTGGGCCGGCGTGACCGCAAGAAGCAGCAGACCCGCTCGGCGCTCATCGTGGCCGCGCTGCGTCTGTCGCTGGAGCGCGGCCTGAGCGACACCACTGTCGAGGACATCAGCGCCGCTGTCGACGTGTCGTCCCGGACGTTCTTCAACTACTTCGCGAGCCGGGACGACGCGCTGGTCGGCGACTACTTCGCCAACAGCGAGGACATCCGCGCCCGGCTCGAGGCCGCCGATCCGGGGCTGCCCCTGCTGAGCGCGCTGCGCCTGGCTGTCACCCCGAGCATCGAGCGGATGCACGAGGAGCGGGAGCTGTGGTTCCTGCGCATGCAGGTGATCTGCAAGAACCCGTCACTGATGCCCCGCCTGCTCGCCCGCAACGCCGCCGCCGAGGAGGCCATCACCGCGGCCGTCGCCGCCCGCACCGGGTCGGCCGCGGACAGCGGCTTCCCGGCCCTGGTCACCGCGGTGGCCGGAGCGGCGTACCGGACCGCGGTGACGCGCTGGGCGCTGTGCGCGGGCGCCCGGCAACTGGACGAGCTGGTCGACGAGGCGTTCGCCGCCGTCGCCACCGGCCTGACCCAGCCGGCGCACCTCTAG
- a CDS encoding SDR family NAD(P)-dependent oxidoreductase — MRIEGSVALVAGGTSGLGLATARQLHERGASVVILGRSSRGKRIADDLGDRVLFAPGDVTSEADVTAAVELAGTLGTLRIAVNCAGSGNAVKTVGKDGPFPLDAFAEVIRVNLIGTFNVLRLAAARMAQADELGEERGVIVNTSSAAAFDGQVGQAAYAASKAGVVGMTLPIARDLAGLRIRVVTIAPGLFHTPMFDPLPRSAIDALSRQVPHPARLGDPAEFASLVTHVVENPMMNGETIRLDGALRMAPR; from the coding sequence GTGCGGATCGAGGGCAGCGTCGCGCTGGTGGCCGGCGGGACGTCCGGACTGGGACTGGCGACCGCGCGGCAGCTGCACGAGCGCGGGGCCTCGGTGGTCATCCTGGGCCGCTCGTCGCGCGGCAAGCGGATCGCCGACGACCTGGGCGACCGAGTGCTGTTCGCGCCCGGCGACGTGACCAGCGAGGCGGATGTCACCGCCGCGGTCGAGCTGGCCGGCACGCTGGGCACGCTGCGGATCGCGGTCAACTGCGCGGGCTCGGGCAACGCCGTCAAGACGGTCGGCAAGGACGGCCCGTTCCCGCTCGACGCCTTCGCCGAGGTGATCCGGGTGAACCTGATCGGCACCTTCAACGTGCTCCGGCTCGCCGCCGCCCGGATGGCGCAGGCCGACGAGCTCGGCGAGGAGCGTGGCGTCATCGTCAACACCTCCTCGGCGGCCGCCTTCGACGGCCAGGTCGGCCAGGCCGCGTACGCGGCGTCCAAGGCCGGTGTGGTCGGCATGACGCTGCCGATCGCCCGGGACCTGGCCGGTCTGCGGATCCGGGTGGTCACGATCGCCCCCGGGCTGTTCCACACCCCGATGTTCGACCCGCTGCCCCGATCGGCGATCGACGCGCTCAGCCGCCAGGTGCCGCATCCGGCCCGGCTCGGCGACCCCGCGGAGTTCGCCTCCCTGGTCACGCACGTCGTCGAGAACCCGATGATGAACGGTGAGACGATCCGCCTCGACGGCGCCCTCCGGATGGCGCCGCGCTGA
- a CDS encoding 4'-phosphopantetheinyl transferase family protein, whose amino-acid sequence MIERLLPPDVVAVEAFADVPGEAVFPGEEDLVAKAVEGRRREFVTARRCAREALARLGFPPAPIRPDPRRAPQWPAGVIGSITHCAGYRAAVVARLADLAGVGIDAEPNEPLPDGVAEAVAGLDERDMVDRLARTDPSVSWDRLLFSAKESIYKAWYPLTRRWLGFEEARLVIDPFTRTFTGHLSVDGTRVDGGPPLTELRGRYLATADFVVTAVTVAHAQRVVVALP is encoded by the coding sequence ATGATCGAACGGTTGTTGCCCCCGGACGTGGTCGCCGTGGAGGCGTTCGCCGACGTACCGGGCGAGGCGGTCTTTCCCGGCGAGGAGGACCTGGTGGCGAAGGCGGTGGAGGGCCGCCGCCGGGAGTTCGTCACGGCCCGGCGGTGCGCCCGCGAGGCGCTCGCCCGGCTGGGGTTCCCGCCCGCGCCGATCCGGCCGGACCCGCGGCGCGCGCCGCAGTGGCCGGCCGGGGTGATCGGCAGCATCACGCACTGCGCCGGGTACCGCGCGGCGGTGGTGGCCCGGCTGGCCGACCTGGCCGGCGTGGGCATCGACGCGGAGCCGAACGAGCCGCTGCCGGACGGCGTGGCGGAGGCGGTGGCCGGTCTCGACGAACGCGACATGGTCGACCGGCTGGCCCGGACCGACCCGTCGGTGAGCTGGGACCGGTTGCTGTTCAGCGCCAAGGAGTCGATCTACAAGGCCTGGTACCCGCTGACCCGGCGCTGGCTCGGTTTCGAGGAGGCGCGGCTGGTGATCGACCCGTTCACCCGGACGTTCACCGGTCACCTGTCGGTCGACGGCACCCGGGTGGACGGCGGCCCGCCGCTGACCGAGCTGCGCGGGCGTTACCTCGCCACGGCCGACTTCGTGGTCACGGCGGTGACCGTGGCGCACGCCCAGCGGGTCGTGGTGGCGCTGCCCTGA